One Paramisgurnus dabryanus chromosome 9, PD_genome_1.1, whole genome shotgun sequence DNA segment encodes these proteins:
- the LOC135773692 gene encoding uncharacterized protein, which translates to MNTTRVTDCQDGSYMEGRRMALEMSLEHVLTEARKESKEQRQVSRPPIPKRVCLGLGKPRGRRGGRRGGRPKASATVPHNQIRDYLVNEELPAASLDPQVEFEKNMESLSAMMSESPEIQRAASSWTFRQQQAAQRWKEARPFHLKCLIQTQDVGQPFCSHCSKPAVVRCRECLPDQWFCETCDTSNHRRWPLHDRESVLEGFFKAIPPSTYFVGGEGGYTSHDQACILPTVRVTQKCPCEVPSITVSPGKAVILISINGRYDMHQPLFACQTCQQQWAPEFMDLVNSGYWPASTSSSTLYTLNLFSSVRELKIIAPALSRQAFAKLLEHRTKCGGRSGPVCGDTLQRSFLEFSYCAFEEDNLSCGAPFTCPACTPDMLAISVDGNRKLYRFLRNGSSDSSFFEGAFIAEDKSVSAFVDALHKAVKQLPGQGRCGSSSWTAAKETSRRTFKLDEEGMEVAVCRHGFLLKALNMFRGEIFAYPMYLHKELMSSKPRFIAMDVMCKYWPYLHKSANILPDLQGLTSIRPFLSVMHATAHSTKCEITWSGKNQEGAGSTAGEEVEQVNSYLSRCALTTKYMSKGARVDMLTIHAMAWNDKKNTTLHRALSARYVKTCQRLQEETASLAELKESLACTDEAVWVSDVREWAAGDTTGTSLEQSIEGRYLNLRQRKQALYRQNDSGKFRHRLRRKIAESKRLLVKDIETYNSHEPAMPIDLNEVEQSLSGDNPSPTWPWEVHGSAQIEDKLKVFNKAMLKMRLEEERTILVQEMAQHCSWLQRLQATLTRKTSEEDKRNKGLSCLCRRRLSEVSDLLKEVLLQYKAVLGPQGSAIELEENESDFSSPDTSENEEEECREELPGRCM; encoded by the exons TTCCACACAACCAGATCAGGGACTACTTGGTCAATGAAGAGCTTCCTGCAGCCAGTCTTGATCCTCAAGTGGAATTTG aaaaaaacatggagagcctctctgctatgatgTCTGAATCCCCTGAAATCCAGAGGGCAGCATCATCATGGACTTTCAGGCAGCAACAAGCCGCACAGAGATGGAAGGAGGCAAGGCCATTTCACCTTAAATGCCTCATCCAAACTCAGGATGTTGGCCAACCATTTTGTAGCCATTGCAGCAAGCCTGCTGTTGTAAG ATGCAGAGAGTGCCTACCAGACCAGTGGTTCTGTGAAACCTGCGATACCAGTAATCACAGGAGATGGCCACTCCACGATAGGGAGTCAGTCCTTGagggcttttttaaagctattCCCCCATCCACATATTTTGTAGGAGGGGAGGGAGGTTACACCTCACATGACCAAG CTTGTATTTTGCCAACGGTGAGAGTGACTCAGAAATGTCCCTGTGAAGTCCCTAGTATAACTGTGTCACCTGGCAAAGCAGTCATTTTAATTTCCATCAATG GGCGTTATGACATGCACCAGCCATTGTTTGCATGCCAAACATGCCAGCAGCAGTGGGCTCCAGAGTTCATGGACCTCGTGAACAGTGGATACTGGCCAGCTTCCACCAGCTCTTCTACTCTGTATACCCTCAATCTTTTCAGCAGTGTAAGAGAACTGAAAATCATTGCGCCGGCACTGTCCAGACAAGCCTTTGCAAAGCTGTTGGAACATCGTACAAAGTGTGGTGGGCGG TCAGGACCAGTATGTGGGGACACGCTGCAGCGCAGCTTTCTGGAGTTTTCCTATTGTGCTTTTGAGGAAGACAACTTGTCCTGCGGTGCACCTTTCACCTGCCCCGCTTGCACCCCAGACATGCTGGCAATTTCTGTGGATGGCAACAGGAAGCTATACCGGTTTCTTCGAAACGGAAG CTCTGACTCTTCATTTTTTGAAGGGGCATTTATTGCAGAAGACAAATCTGTGTCTGCATTTgttgatgccttgcataaagcTGTGAAACAG CTACCTGGACAAGGCAGATGTGGGAGCTCTTCGTGGACAGCAGCGAAGGAGACTTCTAGGAGGACCTTCAAGTTGGACGAAGAGGGCATGGAGGTTGCGGTGTGTCGGCATGGTTTCCTCCTTAAAGCACTTAACATGTTTAGAG GTGAAATCTTTGCCTACCCCATGTATCTGCACAAGGAGTTGATGAGTTCAAAGCCAAGGTTTATCGCCATGGATGTAATGTGTAAATACTGGCCATATTTACACAAATCAGCAAACATCCTTCCTGATCTCCAGGGGCTAACATCAATCAGACCTTTTTTAAGTGTCATGCATGCTACAGCACATTCCACCAAGTGTGAG ATTACATGGAGTGGCAAAAACCAAGAAGGAGCAGGGTCAACTGCGGGGGAGGAAGTTGAACAGGTGAACAGCTACCTCTCCCGCTGTGCATTAACGACCAAATACATGTCGAAAGGAG CACGTGTGGATATGCTTACCATCCATGCTATGGCCTGGAACgacaaaaaaaacactacactacATCGGGCATTGTCGGCAAGATATGTGAAG ACTTGCCAGAGGCTTCAGGAGGAGACTGCAAGTCTAGCGGAGCTTAAAGAAAGCTTGGCTTGCACCGATGAAGCAGTGTGGGTTTCTGATGTGAGGGAATGGGCAGCTGGTG ACACAACAGGTACTTCCCTTGAGCAGTCCATTGAGGGACGTTACCTTAACCTCAGGCAGCGGAAGCAGGCTCTGTACCGCCAAAATG ATAGTGGCAAGTTCCGTCACCGGCTGCGGAGGAAAATTGCTGAGAGCAAGAGACTGCTAGTGAAAGACATTGAGACCTATAATAGTCATGAGCCTGCCATGCCAATTGATTTAAATGAAGTGGAGCAGTCGCTATCAGGAGACAACCCATCCCCAACATGGCCATGGGAGGTTCATGGCAGTG CACAAATCGAAGACAagttaaaagtttttaacaaaGCCATGCTGAAAATGAGACTGGAGGAGGAAAGGACAATACTTGTTCAGGAGATGGCCCAGCACTGCTCATGGTTGCAGAGGTTGCAGGCAACTCTTACAAGAAAAACTTCAGAGGAAG ACAAGCGAAACAAGGGCCTTTCCTGTCTCTGCAGAAGACGACTGTCTGAAGTTTCGGATCTGTTGAAAGAGGTGCTCTTACAATACAAGGCTGTTTTAGGCCCTCAGGGCTCTGCTATAGAACTGGAAGAGAATGAAAGTGATTTCAGCAGTCCAGACACCAGTGAAAATGAAGAGGAGGAGTGCAG GGAGGAGCTACCGGGCAGGTGTATGTAA
- the LOC135773694 gene encoding uncharacterized protein isoform X2, producing the protein MVSNTKKCPNCPQVMPCATKVCKACGAEQPKKARLMKRLQALDKKKGEWVSNLKKNHNEAAMRDEAIILLEKLHAMGYKPLLLLQKKGNGKKPKIASLTPRCELDPLATQHLSKMAAFYELVCAGWKACEDTVLTLTLTPCDEQGTSGEARPEILVEEAEPEGLMEEAELEGPAVELTGLVAKAELEGPGVQAEGLVEKAGLEGHVEKAGLKGLMKEVEVKSPGIEDEGLMEEVGLEGSTMKNKDLVEEAELEGPAVETACLLEKVALKIPAVEAEALVEEAGEEDLPKKGSTGKRKQKSEAEMDKSKKKKKNCAYHTGLDVFPIRSALKERVRKGQRELLIDWEPCAA; encoded by the exons ATGGTTTCTAATACAAAgaaatgccccaactgccccCAGGTCATGCCCTGTGCCACTAAGGTTTGTAAGGCCTGTGGGGCAGAGCAGCCCAAGAAGGCTCGCCTGATGAAGAGGCTGCAGGCCCTTGATAAGAAGAAGGGGGAGTGGGTTAGCAATCTTAAAAAAAACCACAATGAGGCAGCCATGCGGGATGAAGCCATCATTTTG CTTGAGAAGCTTCATGCAATGGGCTACAAGCCACTACTCCTCCTTCAGAAGAAAGGCAATGGAAAGAAGCCTAAAATAGCTTCCCTCACCCCAAGATGCGAGCTGGACCCGCTGGCAACACAACACCTCAGCAAAATGGCAGCTTTTTATGAGTTGGTTTGTGCAG GTTGGAAGGCGTGTGAGGACACTGTCCTCACCCTGACCCTCACCCCCTGTGACGAGCAGGGGACCTCAGGAGAGGCGAGGCCAGAAATTCTTGTGGAAGAGGCAGAGCCGGAAGGCCTCATGGAGGAGGCGGAGCTGGAAGGCCCCGCTGTGGAGTTGACAGGCCTTGTGGCGAAGGCGGAGCTGGAAGGTCCTGGTGTACAGGCAGAAGGCCTCGTGGAGAAGGCGGGGCTGGAAGGCCACGTGGAGAAGGCGGGGCTGAAAGGCCTCATGAAGGAGGTGGAGGTGAAAAGCCCCGGAATAGAGGATGAAGGCCTTATGGAGGAGGTGGGGCTGGAAGGGTCCACTATGAAGAATAAAGACCTTGTGGAGGAGGCGGAGCTGGAAGGCCCCGCTGTGGAGACGGCATGCCTTTTGGAGAAGGTGGCGCTAAAAATCCCTGCTGTGGAGGCTGAAGCCCTTGTGGAGGAGGCGGGTGAAGAAGATCTACCTAAAAAAG GGTCAACAGGGAAGAGAAAGCAGAAGTCAG AGGCAGAAATggataaaagcaaaaaaaaaaaaaaaa ATTGCGCCTACCACACAGGCCTAGATGTTTTCCCAATTAGGAGTGCTCTAAAAGAAAGAGTGAGAAAG GGACAAAGAGAATTGCTGATCGACTGGGAGCCTTGTGCAGCATG A
- the LOC135773694 gene encoding uncharacterized protein isoform X1, protein MVSNTKKCPNCPQVMPCATKVCKACGAEQPKKARLMKRLQALDKKKGEWVSNLKKNHNEAAMRDEAIILLEKLHAMGYKPLLLLQKKGNGKKPKIASLTPRCELDPLATQHLSKMAAFYELVCAGWKACEDTVLTLTLTPCDEQGTSGEARPEILVEEAEPEGLMEEAELEGPAVELTGLVAKAELEGPGVQAEGLVEKAGLEGHVEKAGLKGLMKEVEVKSPGIEDEGLMEEVGLEGSTMKNKDLVEEAELEGPAVETACLLEKVALKIPAVEAEALVEEAGEEDLPKKGSTGKRKQKSEAEMDKSKKKKKNCAYHTGLDVFPIRSALKERVRKGQRELLIDWEPCAACGKQWTPTWEPKESFV, encoded by the exons ATGGTTTCTAATACAAAgaaatgccccaactgccccCAGGTCATGCCCTGTGCCACTAAGGTTTGTAAGGCCTGTGGGGCAGAGCAGCCCAAGAAGGCTCGCCTGATGAAGAGGCTGCAGGCCCTTGATAAGAAGAAGGGGGAGTGGGTTAGCAATCTTAAAAAAAACCACAATGAGGCAGCCATGCGGGATGAAGCCATCATTTTG CTTGAGAAGCTTCATGCAATGGGCTACAAGCCACTACTCCTCCTTCAGAAGAAAGGCAATGGAAAGAAGCCTAAAATAGCTTCCCTCACCCCAAGATGCGAGCTGGACCCGCTGGCAACACAACACCTCAGCAAAATGGCAGCTTTTTATGAGTTGGTTTGTGCAG GTTGGAAGGCGTGTGAGGACACTGTCCTCACCCTGACCCTCACCCCCTGTGACGAGCAGGGGACCTCAGGAGAGGCGAGGCCAGAAATTCTTGTGGAAGAGGCAGAGCCGGAAGGCCTCATGGAGGAGGCGGAGCTGGAAGGCCCCGCTGTGGAGTTGACAGGCCTTGTGGCGAAGGCGGAGCTGGAAGGTCCTGGTGTACAGGCAGAAGGCCTCGTGGAGAAGGCGGGGCTGGAAGGCCACGTGGAGAAGGCGGGGCTGAAAGGCCTCATGAAGGAGGTGGAGGTGAAAAGCCCCGGAATAGAGGATGAAGGCCTTATGGAGGAGGTGGGGCTGGAAGGGTCCACTATGAAGAATAAAGACCTTGTGGAGGAGGCGGAGCTGGAAGGCCCCGCTGTGGAGACGGCATGCCTTTTGGAGAAGGTGGCGCTAAAAATCCCTGCTGTGGAGGCTGAAGCCCTTGTGGAGGAGGCGGGTGAAGAAGATCTACCTAAAAAAG GGTCAACAGGGAAGAGAAAGCAGAAGTCAG AGGCAGAAATggataaaagcaaaaaaaaaaaaaaaa ATTGCGCCTACCACACAGGCCTAGATGTTTTCCCAATTAGGAGTGCTCTAAAAGAAAGAGTGAGAAAG GGACAAAGAGAATTGCTGATCGACTGGGAGCCTTGTGCAGCATG TGGGAAACAATGGACTCCTACTTGGGAGCCCAAGGAgtcatttgtttaa
- the LOC135773694 gene encoding uncharacterized protein isoform X3, which yields MSWFVQVCLVIPDNTLQIWLTQTELQNKSWKACEDTVLTLTLTPCDEQGTSGEARPEILVEEAEPEGLMEEAELEGPAVELTGLVAKAELEGPGVQAEGLVEKAGLEGHVEKAGLKGLMKEVEVKSPGIEDEGLMEEVGLEGSTMKNKDLVEEAELEGPAVETACLLEKVALKIPAVEAEALVEEAGEEDLPKKGSTGKRKQKSEAEMDKSKKKKKNCAYHTGLDVFPIRSALKERVRKGQRELLIDWEPCAACGKQWTPTWEPKESFV from the exons ATGAGTTGGTTTGTGCAG GTGTGTCTTGTTATCCCTGATAACACACTACAGATATGGCTGACACAGACAGAACTTCAAAATAAGA GTTGGAAGGCGTGTGAGGACACTGTCCTCACCCTGACCCTCACCCCCTGTGACGAGCAGGGGACCTCAGGAGAGGCGAGGCCAGAAATTCTTGTGGAAGAGGCAGAGCCGGAAGGCCTCATGGAGGAGGCGGAGCTGGAAGGCCCCGCTGTGGAGTTGACAGGCCTTGTGGCGAAGGCGGAGCTGGAAGGTCCTGGTGTACAGGCAGAAGGCCTCGTGGAGAAGGCGGGGCTGGAAGGCCACGTGGAGAAGGCGGGGCTGAAAGGCCTCATGAAGGAGGTGGAGGTGAAAAGCCCCGGAATAGAGGATGAAGGCCTTATGGAGGAGGTGGGGCTGGAAGGGTCCACTATGAAGAATAAAGACCTTGTGGAGGAGGCGGAGCTGGAAGGCCCCGCTGTGGAGACGGCATGCCTTTTGGAGAAGGTGGCGCTAAAAATCCCTGCTGTGGAGGCTGAAGCCCTTGTGGAGGAGGCGGGTGAAGAAGATCTACCTAAAAAAG GGTCAACAGGGAAGAGAAAGCAGAAGTCAG AGGCAGAAATggataaaagcaaaaaaaaaaaaaaaa ATTGCGCCTACCACACAGGCCTAGATGTTTTCCCAATTAGGAGTGCTCTAAAAGAAAGAGTGAGAAAG GGACAAAGAGAATTGCTGATCGACTGGGAGCCTTGTGCAGCATG TGGGAAACAATGGACTCCTACTTGGGAGCCCAAGGAgtcatttgtttaa